CTCGGTGCGCTGAGTGAGCAGGAAGTGAGGCTGGCCCGCCCTCTGGAAAACGGGCATGAGCACGGCCGCCCGCGGGCGGTCCTGCAAGGCGAGACGCCGGGGACTCAAGTGGGTCAAGCGTTCTTCGATCCGCTCAATGGAAAACATACTGGCACCGAGTCAGTCGTCGAAACGCGCCGCGATCAATCCGATGGCGAGAGAACCGAGGAAACCGAAGAGGTTGTACCAGAGAAAGGCCACCTGGATGGTTTGATCGATGAGGAAGACGGTTCCCATCCCTCCCAGCAGGCTGGCCACCCCCGCCTTGGGACCGGCTTTCCTGGAAATCATCGAAATCACGAAAACGCCCAGCAGCGAGCCGTAGAAATAAGAGCCCACCTTGTTGACCAGTTCCACCACCGAGCCGGCGCCCGCGAACTGCATGGCGGCCACCGTTGCCGCAATCCCCCAAAAGAGAGTGGCCAGGCGTCCGGCCCGCAGCGAGGCGGCGTCATCGGCATCGGGCCGCAGCCAGCGTTTGTAGAGGTCGACGATGGTGGCCGAGGAAAGGGAGTTGAGTGCCGAGTCGGCGCTGGACATGGCGGCGGCGAAGATGGCGGCTACCAGCAATCCCAGGATGACGGGAGGCAGGTTGTTGAGAATGAAATGGGGGAAGACGTAGTTGGTGTCGCGGTTTTCGGAGGCGTTTTCCAGCAGCAGCTTGCGGGCCTCTTCGCGGGCTTGGGCGACCTGGCGAACCGTCCCCTGGAAGCGGGCCAACAGTTCGGGGCTTTGGCGCGGCGATCCCTCGGCCTCGGCCAGTTGGATTGCCAGCCGGCTGCGCTCTTCCACCAAGCGGTCGTAGCGCTGCTGGATGGGCTCGATCTGGGCCGCGAAGGTCTCGCTACGGGCCAGCGCTACATGATCGGGGTTGTAGAGCATGGGGCTGCCCAGGACCGTTCCGTAAAGGTAGAGCAGAGCGCCCAAGAAGAGGATCAGCACCTGCATGGGCACTTTGGCGAACGCCGACAGCAGCAGCGTTTTGCGCGATTCGTCGGCGGTGGGATTGGTGAGGATGCGCTGAACCTGGCTCTGGTCGCAGCCGAAGTAGGAGAGCATCAGGAAGATGCCGCCGAAGAATCCCGACCAGACGTTGTAGGTGTCTTGCCAGAAGGTACTGGTGGCGCCTGCCGCCGACTTCCAATTGGGAATCATGTCCCAACTGGCCGGCTGCAGTTCCAGCGCGTTGAGCTTGCCCGAGGCTCCCATCACGCGCAGCATGTCCATGAAGCCCATGCGGGGCAGCAGTTCCCACAGCAGGATGCCCACGCACAGGAAGAGCCCGAAGAAGATGACCGTCATCTGCTTGACGTCGGTCCAGACCACGGCGTTGATGCCTCCGGCCATGGTGTAGGCCGTGGTCAGCAGTCCGATGAGGATGACCATGAAGGTGAGATTGAACCCGGTCATGGCCGAAAGCACCACGGCGGGGGCGTAGATGACCACTCCGAAGGCCAGGCAGCGGGAGATGAGAAAAATGACGCTGGCCAGGGTGCGGGTGGCGGGCCCGAATTGTCCTTCCAGGTATTCGTAGGCGGTGAGGATGGGGTTCTTGCGCAGCAGGGGCACCATGAAGATGCAGAGCAGGATCATGGCGAAAGGCAGTCCGAAGTAGGTCTGCACGAACTCCATTCCGGTTTCGTGGCCCTGCCCGGTGGTGCCGATGACGGTGATGGCCGAAGCCTGGGTGGCCATGACCGAGAGTCCGGCGGCCCACCAGGGAATGGTGCGTCCGCCGGCGAAATAGCCTTCCAGGTTCTCGCTCTGAGCTCCGCGCCGGGCGCCGTCCCAAACAACGTAGGCCAGAAAAGCGAAAAAGACGATCCAGTCGATGGCGCTCACAAGACGGCTCCCACGGGAATGTTGAAGGACTGGGTAAACCACAAAAGCAGGATCATCCAGAGCAGCGCCAACACCGCTACCCACCAGTAAATCTTGCTGCTGAGCTGGCCCTTTTTCTTCATTGGCTCAGGAGTGTACCACGTGGATTTCACGCCCACGAGGGGAGGCGCGTTCCCCTTTCTCGGCCTCCCCAGAACAGACGGAAAGGTCAGGACGAACCGATCTGGTCGACCTCTCCGCGCAGGTCGAGCTGGGTCACCAGGCGATGCAGATAGTTGGGATGGATGCCCAGCGACTTGGCGGCCTTGGTGAAGTTGCCCCCGGCCCCGCGCAGGGCTTTGAGCAGGATGTCCTTGCGGAACTGCTTGATGGCCGCGTGATAGCGGGGCGAATAGCCGCCTCGGGCCGTGCCCGTCTCCAGAATGTGTTCGGGCAGGTCCTCCGGCTGAATGAACTCTTCGCTGCCCATCACAACGGCCCGCTCGATGGCGTTTTCAAGCTCGCGCACATTGCCGGGCCAGGGATAGTTGATGAGGCATTCCTCGGCCTCAGGCGAAATGCCCAGGACTCGACGGTTCGACTTTGATCCGTGCTTGACGGCGAAATGGTTGGCCAGTTGGGGAATGTCTTCGATGCGCTCGCGCAGGGGAGGCGCGGTAAAGGAGACCACGTTGAGGCGGTAATAGAGATCCTCGCGGAAGGCCCCTTCGCTCATGGCTTCCTCCAGGCTCTTGTTGGTGGCCGCAATGAGCCGGATGTCGACCCGGATGGGAGAGGTTCCTCCCACCCTCTCGAATTCGCTTTCCTGCAGGACGCGCAGCAGCTTGGCCTGGTGTCCCAGGGCCAAGTCGCCCAACTCGTCCAGGAAGACGGTGCCCCCGTTGGCTATTTCAAGCTTGCCGCGCTTTTGTTTGACGGCCCCGGTGAAGGCCCCTTTTTCGTGTCCGAAAAGCTCGCTTTCCAGCAGGGCCTCGGACAGGGTGGCGCAGTTGATGGCTACGAAAGGCTTGGCCGAGCGGGCCGAGTTGAGGTGAATGGCGCGGGCCGCCAGCTCTTTGCCGGTGCCGCTTTCGCCCCGAATCAGGACGGTGGAATCGGTGGGAGCCACCTTCGAGATGAAACGGTAGATCTTCTCCATGGAGGCGCTGGAGCCAACCATGCCGTGCTTGATGTCGCTTCCCCGGCGCAAGCGCCTGTTTTCGTTCTTCAGCCACTCGATGTTGCGGGCGTTTTCCAGGGCCACCGCCAGTACGCCCGAGATGGCGCTGAGAAACTGCATCTGATCTTCGCTGATGGGCTCGCCTGCCGGCTCGGTGGCCAGGTAAAGGGCCCCCACCATCCGCTCCACAGCCGTCAAGGGCAGGCAGAGGACGCTCGATCCCGCCTGCCGGCCTTCCCGCAGACGCACCAGGAGAGCTTCCCGCTCGCGCAAAGCCTTGGTCACCAGTTCGCGCTGCACCGGGACCGAATCGGCATTCTCGTCGCGCCGCCTCCATCCGAAAACCGAATCGAACTGCTCAGGCGTTTCTCCCACCAGCAATATGGCGCCGCTGTCGGCCGGAACCACCTCGCCCACCACTTCCAGCAAGCGCCGTTTCAGGGGCTGCAAGCCCTGCACCTCGCCGATGGCGTTGCTGATGCGGAAAAATGCCGCCAAGTCGCGGGCCATCAGAGCCATGGGAGGAGGCGAAGCCAAGAGGCGGTCTTCGCGCAGGTAGCGGGAATCCTCAGGCTTGAGCTCCACCAGATGGCCGTCCCGCTCCTGCCCTGAGTTACTCTTCGCCATATGCACACCTCACCGGATCCTCCTTCGGCCTCCCGGCGGCTTCACTAGAGCATCATAAACCCTGGCACCCTACAAGTCTAACCTAAAAGATAGATAGACTCGCAGAAAAGATAGCATCGGGAGCCTTCAAGGCGGGGCGGAACAAGGTGTCGCCCACGGAGTCCATCGGGCCTATAACCCCTTGAAACGGAGGAGAAGCGCCCAGCGGAAGATCAAGCCGGCGGTCAGGGGAGCTTTTGGCATGCAATCTGCTCTCGATCAGAGCGACGGACGATAGCCTCAGGAGACGGGTCAGGCCCTCCGACGCCGCCGCTCCTGGTTACTGATAGAGACTCGATTTCGAAGATCGGGTGCCGTCCCAGTTGATAAGCGGAGGCTAACTATAAACCCTACGTTCGAGAGGCCCTCCTCCCGGGGCCTCTCGTCGAGAACCTCCCTACCACCAATCCCGAACGTCCGCCACCGCAAGTCAGGCGGACGGCGCCCAGCCGGGCCGGAGTCACACTTCCGGCCCGGCTTACTTTTGGGCCCCCTCGGGAAGCGAGCCGTCCTTGCTGAAGTGCAGGGTGTCGACAGGACAGACGGTGACGCAGATTCCGCATCCGATACAGGACGAGTTGCCGTTGTCCAGAGTCTGCTGCTTGAGCGCAAACTTCATAACGTCGATTCCCACCAGGCAGTTGCGCGAGCATTCGTTGCAGGCGATGCACTTCTCATTGGAGGCGATGTGATAGCGGGAAATGCCCAGCTTGCTGTAGATCCAGGAGTTGATCTGCATCATCTTGGCCAGCGGACACCAGTAGCGGCACCAGATCTTCCCGCCCATGAAAGGGTAGAGGGTGACGGGGAGGATTCCCACCAGCCATACGTCGGCGACGATGCGGTAGCCGTAGATGCTCCAATCGGCCGTTTGATAGAGACCGGTGAGGTCGCGCGTGAGCATCGCCAGGGTGACAGCGAAGGCCGCCACCATAACCCAACTTCCCATCCTTTCCCAGCCGATGGAGGCCGGGCCCTTGGGAGCGTAGTGGCGCCAACGGTCGCCGAAGGTTTCAGCCAGTCCGCCGCAGCCGCAGATCCAGGAGCAGTAGCGCTTGCCGTGGAAGAGCACCAGGATGGGGATGAGCACAAAGGTCAGCACCACCCCCCAAACCACCCAGATGACATGGGGATCGTAGAAGAAGGTGTAGAAGAAGAGGGGCCAGGCATAGACGATGCCGTAGGCCCGCCAGGCCTGGTCGGCGAATTGGGGATCGTTGGCCAAGGCTTGGCCCACCCATTGGTACTCCACGGCCCAGCGGAAGAGGAATTCGGGGACGATGAAGAAGAAGGTCCACTGAAAGGCCAGCAGGCTGACAAAGCGCCAGACTTGGAAGCGGTCTTTGCGGTCGAGCCCCCAGCGCTTCAGAGCTTCCAGCCCGAAGACGGTCATCAACGCCGTGTACATCACCGTGTACCAAAAGGCCCAGGAGCGTCCGAAGAAGCTCATCGAATCGTAGCCCCATCCGGTGTAGGGCCAGAACTCCTGTCCGCTGCCCACCTTGATGCCGTAGACGGAATACCAGCAGAAAAAGGAGAGTCCCAGCCAGGACCAGCGGTTGCCCGCCAGGCCGGTGGCGATCAGGCCCGCGGCCCCGGCGCCGGCCAAAGCCAGGGCCAGGCCCGCATAGGCGGACAATGCCGACATCTGCAAGGGCGCCGGGCCGCCCATCAAAGGACCGGCGAACCACAGGGCCAGAAGGGTCAGGGCCGTCAGTCCCAAGGCTGCCAGCGCGCTTCCCGACCACTCGTTTTCCATGCGCACGCCCAGGCCTTTAAGGAATTCCACCGGCACTTGGGAGCCGATGAGCACGAAAGCGTGATCGCTCCTGACTGTTTTTTCCTCCTCATGTCCGCCGCGGTCGACGGTCAGCTCCGTCTGGCCCTGGCCGAAGCGGGTCACCTGGGAGTGGAAGATGACTTGGATGCGTCCCTGGGAGATGGCTTGATCGAGTTCCTTCTTGTTTTCCTTGAAGACGCGGCTGAACTCTCCGCCCCGGTAGGAGACCACCACCTTGTTGCGCTCGCTCAAGGTCAGTGCCGCTTCAACGGCGCTGTTGCCTCCGCCCACCACCAGGATCTCTTCGTTCTCGTACTGCTTGGGGGAATAGAGCCGATGATAGACGCGCTCCTGGTCTTCCCCCGGCACCTCCAGTTTGCGCGGGTTGCCGCGCATGCCGGTAGCCAGCACCAGACGTTTGGCCTTGTAGAGATTGCCTTTTGAAGTGCGGGCGTGGAAAAGTCCGTCTTGGCGCTCGGCTTTCTCCAGTCCCTCCTCGACTTTAACGTCGAGGCCGTTCTCCTCCACGATTCGGTGCCAGCGTGCGATCAGGTCTTCCTTGCGGGCCCCGTCCAGCCACAGCTTTCCCTTGGGGGGTTGCTCATCGGGTTCGGCATAGACCCACTTGCCCTCGGGGAAGTTCTCGATGGTGTTGGCGATTTTGCTTTTCTCCAGCAGGAGGTATCTCAGCCCCTTCTCCTGAGCCGCCAGCGCGGCGTTGAGTCCGGCGGCGCCGGCGCCGACGATGAGGACGTCAAGCACCTCGTCGTGGCCGGCGCCCCGGCCGATCTCGGGCTGGGACGCGATGTGCTCGATGACCTCCACTCCTTGCGACATGGCCAGCTTGATGACGGGAGCCCCAGCCAAATCTCCGATGATGTGGAGGTTCTTGACGCTCGATTGAAAGTTCTTGCCCAGGGCGGGGCGCTGGCCCTCCCCGTTGCCGCTGGTGAGGATGGATTCCAGTTTGTGGCGAATTGGCAGCACGTTATACCTTTCGTCGATAGTTCTCAATCGGCCGCCAAGCGGGCCTCGGAGGGCGATGCCGGATGCAGGCGGGCTCCGCAATGCGGGCAGGACTCGGCGCAAGGATGCAGGGAGGCTCGGCAGGAGGGGCACTCGACCGGACTGCGCGTCGACGGCACCTTGCGCAATCCTGCGGGCACTCCGTCCGGACCCGCCGGGCGGCCCGCAGGAACCACGCTCACCAACAACAGGGCTGCCACATTGCCCGCCAGCCCGGCAAGGAACCAGGGCAGGGGCGACAACGACTTGCCGATGGCCAAGTAGCCGCAAGCCGCGCCGCAAAGCAATCCCGCCAGGACGTAAAGGCCCAGCCACAGCCAGAGGTCGGCCAGTCCCCGCGGCGACTGGGCGCCTTCG
This is a stretch of genomic DNA from Acidobacteriota bacterium. It encodes these proteins:
- a CDS encoding NAD(P)-binding domain-containing protein — encoded protein: MLPIRHKLESILTSGNGEGQRPALGKNFQSSVKNLHIIGDLAGAPVIKLAMSQGVEVIEHIASQPEIGRGAGHDEVLDVLIVGAGAAGLNAALAAQEKGLRYLLLEKSKIANTIENFPEGKWVYAEPDEQPPKGKLWLDGARKEDLIARWHRIVEENGLDVKVEEGLEKAERQDGLFHARTSKGNLYKAKRLVLATGMRGNPRKLEVPGEDQERVYHRLYSPKQYENEEILVVGGGNSAVEAALTLSERNKVVVSYRGGEFSRVFKENKKELDQAISQGRIQVIFHSQVTRFGQGQTELTVDRGGHEEEKTVRSDHAFVLIGSQVPVEFLKGLGVRMENEWSGSALAALGLTALTLLALWFAGPLMGGPAPLQMSALSAYAGLALALAGAGAAGLIATGLAGNRWSWLGLSFFCWYSVYGIKVGSGQEFWPYTGWGYDSMSFFGRSWAFWYTVMYTALMTVFGLEALKRWGLDRKDRFQVWRFVSLLAFQWTFFFIVPEFLFRWAVEYQWVGQALANDPQFADQAWRAYGIVYAWPLFFYTFFYDPHVIWVVWGVVLTFVLIPILVLFHGKRYCSWICGCGGLAETFGDRWRHYAPKGPASIGWERMGSWVMVAAFAVTLAMLTRDLTGLYQTADWSIYGYRIVADVWLVGILPVTLYPFMGGKIWCRYWCPLAKMMQINSWIYSKLGISRYHIASNEKCIACNECSRNCLVGIDVMKFALKQQTLDNGNSSCIGCGICVTVCPVDTLHFSKDGSLPEGAQK
- a CDS encoding sigma 54-interacting transcriptional regulator, with product MAKSNSGQERDGHLVELKPEDSRYLREDRLLASPPPMALMARDLAAFFRISNAIGEVQGLQPLKRRLLEVVGEVVPADSGAILLVGETPEQFDSVFGWRRRDENADSVPVQRELVTKALREREALLVRLREGRQAGSSVLCLPLTAVERMVGALYLATEPAGEPISEDQMQFLSAISGVLAVALENARNIEWLKNENRRLRRGSDIKHGMVGSSASMEKIYRFISKVAPTDSTVLIRGESGTGKELAARAIHLNSARSAKPFVAINCATLSEALLESELFGHEKGAFTGAVKQKRGKLEIANGGTVFLDELGDLALGHQAKLLRVLQESEFERVGGTSPIRVDIRLIAATNKSLEEAMSEGAFREDLYYRLNVVSFTAPPLRERIEDIPQLANHFAVKHGSKSNRRVLGISPEAEECLINYPWPGNVRELENAIERAVVMGSEEFIQPEDLPEHILETGTARGGYSPRYHAAIKQFRKDILLKALRGAGGNFTKAAKSLGIHPNYLHRLVTQLDLRGEVDQIGSS
- a CDS encoding sodium:solute symporter, which translates into the protein MSAIDWIVFFAFLAYVVWDGARRGAQSENLEGYFAGGRTIPWWAAGLSVMATQASAITVIGTTGQGHETGMEFVQTYFGLPFAMILLCIFMVPLLRKNPILTAYEYLEGQFGPATRTLASVIFLISRCLAFGVVIYAPAVVLSAMTGFNLTFMVILIGLLTTAYTMAGGINAVVWTDVKQMTVIFFGLFLCVGILLWELLPRMGFMDMLRVMGASGKLNALELQPASWDMIPNWKSAAGATSTFWQDTYNVWSGFFGGIFLMLSYFGCDQSQVQRILTNPTADESRKTLLLSAFAKVPMQVLILFLGALLYLYGTVLGSPMLYNPDHVALARSETFAAQIEPIQQRYDRLVEERSRLAIQLAEAEGSPRQSPELLARFQGTVRQVAQAREEARKLLLENASENRDTNYVFPHFILNNLPPVILGLLVAAIFAAAMSSADSALNSLSSATIVDLYKRWLRPDADDAASLRAGRLATLFWGIAATVAAMQFAGAGSVVELVNKVGSYFYGSLLGVFVISMISRKAGPKAGVASLLGGMGTVFLIDQTIQVAFLWYNLFGFLGSLAIGLIAARFDD